A DNA window from Sulfitobacter noctilucicola contains the following coding sequences:
- a CDS encoding DUF721 domain-containing protein produces MPARRTSTKGFKRTDALLSGQIRRASETRGFAQSRLLTQWNEIAGQDIAAVAQPVEIGYGRGGMGATLTLLTTGANAPMLEMEKEKLRAKVNAVYGYNAIARVRITQTAATGFADGKVAFGHKPKGISAPADPVLRQKAQATAQPVSNDGLRDALARLGENILNKTKS; encoded by the coding sequence ATGCCAGCACGGCGTACCAGTACAAAAGGGTTCAAACGCACCGACGCACTGCTGTCGGGACAAATCCGGCGTGCGTCCGAAACCCGTGGCTTTGCCCAATCGCGTCTGCTGACCCAATGGAACGAAATTGCAGGGCAGGACATCGCCGCCGTCGCGCAACCGGTCGAGATCGGATACGGGCGCGGCGGTATGGGGGCCACGCTTACTCTGCTGACGACGGGCGCAAACGCACCCATGCTAGAGATGGAAAAGGAAAAACTGCGGGCCAAGGTCAACGCCGTCTATGGCTATAACGCCATTGCCCGCGTGCGGATCACACAGACTGCCGCTACAGGTTTTGCCGATGGCAAGGTTGCTTTTGGTCACAAACCCAAAGGAATATCTGCGCCTGCGGATCCGGTGTTGCGTCAAAAGGCGCAGGCTACCGCACAGCCAGTGAGTAACGATGGATTGCGCGATGCCCTTGCGCGTCTGGGCGAGAACATATTGAACAAGACCAAGAGCTGA
- a CDS encoding CaiB/BaiF CoA transferase family protein codes for MTAPLAGLKVVELARVLAGPWAGQTLSDLGCEVIKVESPAGDDTRQWGPPFVTRDEDVSASYFHSTNRGKASVTVDFRTEEGQAKLKALLADADILIENFKTGGLAKYGLDYESLRAEFPSLIYCSITGFGHTGPYAHRAGYDFIIQGMSGLMSITGEPDRQPQKSGMAITDVFTGIYATTAILAAVHQRHETGKGQHIDMALLDCAVAIMGNQAMNYLTTGVAPTRMGNAHPNLTPYEVFETSDGHIIIATGNDGQYQRLCRLLGLDDMATAPEFLKNADRVANRPAMNARLSGATRQRTRDDLLAACEAEGVPAGPINNLDDVMADPQVVARGMQIELDGIPGLRSPFRFSGAELALHRPAPKLGEDN; via the coding sequence ATGACTGCTCCTCTTGCCGGTCTGAAAGTCGTTGAACTGGCCCGCGTTCTGGCGGGCCCATGGGCGGGTCAGACGCTTTCGGATCTCGGCTGTGAAGTGATCAAGGTCGAAAGCCCCGCAGGCGATGACACGCGCCAGTGGGGCCCACCTTTTGTGACCCGTGACGAGGACGTTTCAGCGTCATACTTCCACTCGACCAATCGCGGCAAAGCGAGTGTAACGGTTGATTTCCGCACCGAGGAAGGTCAGGCAAAGCTTAAGGCGTTGCTTGCAGACGCGGACATCCTGATCGAGAATTTCAAGACAGGCGGGCTTGCGAAATACGGGCTGGACTATGAAAGCCTGCGCGCTGAATTCCCCAGTCTGATTTACTGCTCAATCACCGGCTTCGGCCACACAGGCCCTTATGCCCACCGTGCAGGGTATGACTTTATCATTCAGGGCATGTCCGGCCTGATGTCCATCACCGGTGAACCGGACCGCCAGCCGCAAAAATCCGGCATGGCAATTACGGACGTCTTCACAGGCATCTATGCGACGACGGCGATCCTTGCGGCGGTGCACCAGCGTCACGAGACGGGCAAGGGACAGCATATCGATATGGCACTGTTGGATTGCGCCGTGGCGATCATGGGCAATCAGGCAATGAACTATTTAACGACCGGCGTCGCACCCACGCGGATGGGCAATGCCCATCCGAACCTCACACCCTACGAAGTGTTCGAAACGAGTGATGGCCATATCATCATCGCCACCGGCAATGACGGCCAGTACCAGCGCCTGTGCCGTTTACTGGGTCTGGACGATATGGCGACAGCGCCGGAATTTCTCAAGAACGCGGACCGTGTGGCCAACAGACCTGCGATGAATGCGCGCTTGAGCGGGGCAACCCGACAGCGAACGCGGGACGATTTGTTGGCCGCTTGCGAAGCAGAGGGCGTGCCAGCAGGCCCGATCAACAACCTTGATGATGTCATGGCTGACCCGCAAGTCGTCGCGCGTGGCATGCAGATCGAGCTTGATGGTATCCCCGGGCTGCGCTCGCCTTTCCGGTTCTCAGGTGCAGAACTCGCGCTGCACCGGCCTGCGCCCAAGCTTGGCGAAGACAACTAA
- a CDS encoding DsbA family protein, whose translation MQRRNIILGAFAAVGLGGWALTSRGTRDASTDITNLPGAANAQSTSGDFDTSTIEDMVMGSADAPVEVIEYASFTCPHCATFHNSVFKQVKADYIDTGKVRFIYREVYFDRPGLWASMIARCGGQERFFGIADLIYKGQNEWARAGEPAAIVDELRKIGRLAGLDSNKLEACLQDAEMAQTLVAWYQENGERDDITSTPSFLINGTKHSNMNYADMKALLDAELNG comes from the coding sequence ATGCAACGTAGAAACATCATTCTTGGCGCTTTTGCTGCCGTAGGTTTGGGCGGTTGGGCATTGACCAGCCGGGGCACACGCGACGCTTCTACCGATATCACCAACCTGCCGGGTGCTGCGAATGCGCAGTCGACCTCGGGTGATTTCGACACTTCGACGATCGAAGATATGGTGATGGGGAGCGCCGATGCGCCGGTTGAGGTGATCGAATACGCGTCATTCACTTGCCCACACTGTGCGACGTTCCACAACAGCGTCTTCAAGCAGGTCAAGGCCGACTATATCGATACCGGAAAGGTCAGGTTCATCTACCGCGAAGTGTATTTCGACCGCCCCGGCCTTTGGGCGTCGATGATTGCACGCTGCGGTGGGCAGGAACGGTTCTTTGGGATTGCTGATCTGATTTACAAGGGCCAGAACGAATGGGCACGCGCGGGCGAGCCTGCGGCGATTGTCGACGAGTTGCGCAAAATCGGCCGTCTGGCGGGCCTTGATAGCAACAAGCTTGAAGCCTGCCTGCAAGACGCTGAAATGGCCCAGACCCTGGTGGCGTGGTATCAAGAGAACGGTGAGCGCGATGACATCACGTCAACGCCAAGCTTCCTGATCAACGGGACCAAGCATTCGAATATGAATTACGCTGACATGAAGGCGTTGCTTGACGCTGAATTGAACGGCTGA
- a CDS encoding alkane 1-monooxygenase produces MTSQTNAIPRLELRRFSRALPFWLSLGLIPLTWVAALQGGWVIALLPLVTWFLFSLLDAVLGLNLDNADLEATQDDLFWYRLVTLVWVPAQFVTLFGLVWYVPQAAHLGGFEKVALFFGVGVITGTIGINYSHELMHQKNRLERGLADILLAMVLYSHFRSEHLLVHHRYVATPRDPVTARYNEGFHRFYPRVLRQSWHSAFDAEADMLARKNLPWTNRRNPFWKYWALQAGFVILALILGGWIGVLLFLVQAGVAIWQLELVNYIEHYGLTRKHLGDGKYEHVKPHHSWNAAHRASNWLLINLQRHSDHHYKPDRRFPVLQNYGADEAPQLPFGYPVMTMAAMFPPLWRRIMNPRVREWRRMHYPEITDWAAYNKRQTPMPR; encoded by the coding sequence ATGACGTCTCAGACCAATGCCATACCACGACTAGAGTTGCGCCGGTTTTCCCGCGCCCTGCCGTTCTGGCTATCTCTGGGTCTCATACCGCTGACATGGGTGGCAGCGCTTCAAGGGGGATGGGTGATCGCCCTGCTGCCGCTGGTCACGTGGTTTCTGTTTTCACTGCTGGATGCGGTCCTTGGGCTGAACCTCGACAATGCTGATCTGGAAGCCACGCAAGATGATCTGTTCTGGTATCGCCTCGTCACGCTGGTCTGGGTGCCTGCGCAATTTGTGACGCTCTTTGGCCTGGTCTGGTATGTGCCACAGGCTGCGCATCTGGGAGGGTTTGAGAAAGTCGCGCTGTTCTTTGGTGTCGGCGTGATTACCGGTACCATAGGGATCAATTACTCCCACGAATTGATGCACCAAAAAAACCGGCTGGAACGGGGCTTGGCTGATATCCTTCTAGCGATGGTGCTTTACTCCCATTTCCGTTCGGAGCATTTGCTGGTTCATCATCGATATGTCGCGACCCCGCGAGACCCTGTCACAGCACGATATAACGAAGGGTTTCACCGGTTCTATCCACGCGTTCTGCGCCAGTCGTGGCATTCTGCATTTGATGCAGAAGCCGACATGCTGGCACGCAAAAACCTCCCTTGGACAAACCGCCGCAATCCGTTCTGGAAATACTGGGCTTTGCAAGCAGGCTTTGTCATCCTCGCCCTAATCTTGGGTGGCTGGATTGGAGTACTGCTGTTTCTGGTTCAGGCAGGCGTCGCCATCTGGCAGCTGGAACTGGTCAACTACATCGAACACTACGGACTGACGCGCAAACACTTGGGTGACGGGAAGTACGAGCACGTAAAACCACATCATTCCTGGAACGCGGCGCACCGTGCATCCAACTGGTTGCTGATCAATTTGCAACGCCACTCGGACCATCATTACAAGCCAGACCGGCGCTTTCCGGTGTTGCAGAACTACGGTGCGGATGAAGCCCCTCAACTGCCCTTCGGCTATCCGGTGATGACAATGGCCGCGATGTTTCCACCGCTTTGGCGGCGCATTATGAACCCGCGTGTGCGCGAATGGCGCCGGATGCATTATCCCGAAATTACTGATTGGGCAGCCTATAACAAGCGCCAGACGCCGATGCCGCGCTAA
- a CDS encoding A/G-specific adenine glycosylase, producing the protein MRDTPDPSELPLILLEWYDVHAREMPWRVGPKARKEGMRPDPYRIWMSEIMLQQTTVATVRDYFQRFVARWPTVRDLAAAEDADVMGEWAGLGYYARARNLLKCARTVVADHDGVFPADHDALLKLPGIGPYTAAAVSSIAFDLPFTVLDSNVERVMARLYDIHTPLPAAKPELMARADALTPTLRPGDYAQAVMDLGATICSPKSPACGICPWRDPCAARRAGTQTELPKKTPKKAKPVRHGTVYLAQRDDGAWLLETRPEKGLLGGMLGWPGSEWIDVTSDLPQGTPPVKAEWDTIAGEVRHTFTHFHLVLKVMITKVARDAEPTTGHFIPPSGFRPSDLPTVMRKAFDLSQG; encoded by the coding sequence TTGCGTGATACACCCGATCCAAGCGAGCTACCGCTGATCCTGTTGGAGTGGTACGATGTGCACGCCCGCGAGATGCCATGGCGTGTAGGCCCGAAGGCACGCAAAGAAGGCATGCGACCTGATCCATATCGCATCTGGATGAGCGAGATCATGTTGCAGCAGACGACCGTCGCGACTGTCCGCGATTACTTCCAGCGGTTTGTCGCGCGTTGGCCAACTGTGCGTGATCTGGCTGCGGCAGAAGATGCGGACGTTATGGGTGAGTGGGCCGGTCTGGGGTATTATGCGCGCGCTCGCAATCTGCTGAAATGCGCACGCACTGTGGTTGCAGACCATGATGGCGTTTTTCCTGCGGATCACGACGCCCTTCTCAAGCTACCCGGTATCGGCCCCTATACGGCAGCAGCTGTTTCCTCGATCGCCTTCGATCTGCCTTTCACGGTTCTTGATAGCAATGTTGAACGGGTGATGGCGCGGCTTTACGACATTCACACGCCGCTGCCTGCCGCGAAACCCGAACTGATGGCCCGCGCTGATGCGCTCACGCCGACTCTGCGCCCGGGGGATTATGCGCAGGCTGTCATGGATCTTGGCGCGACGATCTGTTCGCCCAAATCACCTGCCTGCGGCATTTGCCCGTGGCGTGATCCGTGTGCCGCACGCAGGGCAGGAACGCAGACCGAACTACCAAAGAAAACGCCGAAAAAAGCAAAGCCTGTGCGCCATGGCACTGTCTATTTGGCGCAACGTGATGATGGTGCGTGGTTGCTAGAAACACGTCCCGAAAAAGGGCTGCTGGGCGGCATGCTGGGGTGGCCGGGATCCGAATGGATTGATGTGACCTCTGACTTGCCACAAGGCACGCCGCCCGTGAAGGCGGAATGGGACACAATAGCAGGAGAAGTGCGCCATACTTTCACGCATTTCCATCTGGTTTTGAAGGTGATGATCACGAAGGTCGCGCGAGATGCGGAGCCGACCACGGGCCACTTTATCCCGCCATCCGGCTTCCGCCCATCCGATTTGCCCACTGTCATGCGCAAGGCGTTCGATTTGTCACAGGGCTGA